Proteins encoded within one genomic window of Fibrobacterota bacterium:
- a CDS encoding F0F1 ATP synthase subunit alpha, whose translation MAEVRSDEITAILRKQLDSLNTNADTYETGTVLQAGDGIARIFGLSQVMAGEMVEIQTVKGPITALVLNLENDNVGVAILGESAAVAEGDTARRTKTIASVPVGPTILGRVINALGEPIDGGPALDRKFTRPIEDKAPGIVRRQNVHEPMETGIKAIDTMIPIGRGQRELIIGDRKTGKTAIAIDTILNQKGKDVKCIYVAIGQKQSTVVQIVERLKAAGAMEYTCVVAANASDPAPLQYLAPYCGATMGEYFMYNGQHALVIYDDLTKQAQAYRQLSLLLRRPPGREAFPGDVFYLHSRLLERAAKMSAKEGGGSLTALPIIETQAGDVSAYIPTNVISITDGQIFLDTNQFNAGQRPAVDVGLSVSRVGGDAQIKATKQVTGPLRITLAQYRNLAAFAQFASDLDKATQKQLARGERMMRILRQGQYQPYRIGKTILIVYAGMNGYTDEVPVAKIAAYEDQLFAFIDAKYPALVERIEKEKKLDDALTAEIKKALEEFGKQFA comes from the coding sequence ATGGCAGAAGTCCGCTCCGACGAAATCACAGCCATCCTGCGCAAGCAGCTGGATTCCCTTAACACCAACGCCGATACCTACGAGACCGGTACGGTCCTGCAGGCTGGCGACGGCATCGCCCGCATCTTCGGCCTGTCCCAGGTGATGGCCGGCGAAATGGTGGAGATCCAAACCGTGAAGGGCCCGATCACCGCGCTGGTGCTAAACCTGGAAAACGACAACGTGGGCGTGGCCATCTTGGGCGAGTCCGCGGCCGTGGCCGAGGGCGACACCGCCCGCCGCACCAAGACCATCGCCTCGGTGCCCGTGGGCCCGACGATTTTGGGCCGCGTCATCAACGCCCTAGGCGAGCCCATCGACGGCGGCCCCGCCCTCGATCGCAAGTTCACCCGCCCCATCGAGGACAAGGCCCCCGGCATCGTGCGCCGCCAGAACGTGCATGAGCCGATGGAAACGGGCATCAAGGCCATCGATACCATGATCCCGATCGGCCGCGGCCAGCGCGAGCTCATCATCGGCGATCGCAAGACGGGCAAGACCGCCATCGCCATCGACACCATCCTGAACCAGAAGGGGAAGGACGTCAAGTGCATCTACGTGGCCATCGGCCAGAAGCAGAGCACGGTGGTCCAGATCGTCGAGCGCCTCAAGGCCGCCGGCGCCATGGAATACACCTGCGTGGTCGCCGCCAACGCTTCGGATCCGGCGCCGCTCCAGTACCTGGCCCCCTATTGCGGAGCCACCATGGGCGAGTACTTCATGTACAACGGCCAGCACGCCCTGGTCATCTATGACGATTTGACTAAGCAGGCGCAGGCCTACCGCCAGTTGTCGCTCCTGCTCCGCCGCCCCCCGGGACGCGAAGCGTTCCCCGGCGACGTGTTCTATCTCCACTCCCGCCTGCTCGAGCGCGCCGCCAAGATGTCGGCCAAGGAAGGCGGCGGCTCCCTGACCGCGCTGCCCATCATCGAGACCCAGGCCGGCGACGTTTCGGCGTACATCCCGACCAACGTGATCTCGATTACGGACGGCCAGATCTTCCTCGACACCAACCAGTTCAACGCCGGCCAGCGCCCGGCCGTGGACGTAGGCTTGTCCGTGTCGCGCGTGGGCGGTGACGCCCAGATCAAGGCCACCAAGCAGGTAACCGGCCCGTTACGTATCACCCTGGCCCAGTACCGCAACCTGGCCGCCTTCGCCCAGTTCGCTTCGGACTTGGATAAGGCGACCCAGAAGCAGCTGGCCCGCGGCGAGCGCATGATGCGCATCCTGCGCCAGGGCCAGTACCAGCCCTACCGCATCGGCAAGACCATCTTGATCGTGTACGCGGGCATGAACGGCTATACCGACGAGGTGCCGGTCGCCAAGATCGCCGCCTACGAGGATCAATTGTTCGCGTTCATCGACGCCAAGTACCCGGCGCTGGTGGAACGGATCGAGAAGGAAAAGAAGTTGGACGACGCGTTGACGGCCGAGATCAAGAAGGCCTTGGAGGAGTTCGGGAAGCAATTCGCATGA
- the atpG gene encoding ATP synthase F1 subunit gamma → MPSIKEYRLRVKSLQNTSKITSAMKMVSAARLRRAQDAFNRNRPYAQKMQELLEQVTASFQDLDHPLMKVRDVKKVRYIVIASDRGLAGGFNNNLLRFALRAFTQGQPAEAIGLGRRAKDFVVRNRVAALVAETFQSNAPTYANAQAIAEDAIQAFTSGEVDAIYLVYNRYNSVLSQTPVQLQMLPFAKPEAPKAGKTSADKAAAKALADASGHKAYRLDYIVEPGPAEVFAELLPKLVTVQVLRGLLENAVGEHTARMTAMDAATKNTKELIGSLTLKMNRARQAAITKELIEIVSGAEALKG, encoded by the coding sequence ATGCCGTCCATCAAAGAATACCGCCTCCGCGTCAAGTCGCTGCAGAACACGAGTAAGATCACCTCGGCGATGAAGATGGTGAGCGCCGCGCGCCTGCGCCGGGCCCAGGACGCGTTCAACCGCAACCGGCCCTACGCGCAGAAGATGCAGGAGCTGCTGGAGCAGGTGACCGCCAGCTTCCAGGATCTGGATCATCCCCTCATGAAGGTGCGGGACGTGAAGAAGGTCCGCTACATCGTGATCGCCTCCGATCGCGGCTTGGCGGGCGGCTTCAACAATAACCTGCTGCGCTTCGCCCTACGCGCCTTCACCCAAGGGCAGCCGGCCGAGGCCATCGGGTTGGGCCGCCGGGCCAAGGATTTCGTGGTGCGCAACCGCGTCGCCGCCCTGGTGGCGGAGACTTTCCAAAGCAACGCCCCCACCTACGCCAATGCCCAGGCCATCGCCGAAGACGCAATCCAGGCCTTCACCTCGGGCGAGGTCGATGCCATCTATCTGGTGTACAACCGTTACAACTCCGTGCTGAGCCAGACGCCGGTGCAATTGCAAATGCTGCCCTTCGCGAAACCGGAAGCGCCCAAGGCGGGCAAGACCTCCGCGGACAAGGCCGCCGCCAAGGCCCTGGCCGATGCTTCGGGCCATAAGGCCTATCGCCTCGACTATATCGTCGAGCCCGGCCCGGCGGAAGTGTTCGCCGAGCTCTTGCCCAAGCTGGTCACGGTGCAGGTCCTGCGCGGCCTGCTGGAAAACGCGGTGGGCGAGCATACCGCCCGCATGACCGCCATGGACGCGGCCACCAAGAATACCAAGGAATTGATCGGGTCCCTGACCTTGAAGATGAACCGCGCGCGCCAGGCGGCCATCACCAAGGAACTGATCGAAATCGTATCGGGCGCGGAAGCGCTCAAAGGCTAG
- the atpD gene encoding F0F1 ATP synthase subunit beta — protein MAGTNYGTISQVMGPVVDVTFDDEGSLPAILTALKTTNATLGKEENNLTLEVSLHIGENTVRAIAMDSTDGLVRGSKVLNTGGPISVPVGEGCLGRILNVTGDPVDEAGPITGVRRDPIHKAPPKFTNQSTKSEVLVTGIKVVDLLAPYVKGGKIGLFGGAGVGKTVIIMELINNIAKHHGGYSVFAGVGERTREGTALFGEMKESGVLEKTCLVYGQMNEPPGARARVALTALTEAEYFRDDKNQDVLLFVDNMFRFTQAGSEVSALLGRIPSAVGYQPTLATEMGDLQERVTSTLTGSITSIQAIYVPADDYTDPAPATTFAHLDATTNLSRAISEMGIYPAVDPLESTSRILDPLIIGDEHYQTARGVQAILQRYKELMDIIAILGMEELSAEDRATVNRARRIQKFLSQPFSVAETFTSIPGKFVKLADTIRSFKEILDGKHDELPENAFYMVGSIEEAVEKAKTLK, from the coding sequence ATGGCTGGAACCAATTACGGAACGATTTCCCAGGTGATGGGCCCGGTAGTGGACGTGACCTTCGACGACGAAGGCTCTCTGCCCGCGATTCTCACCGCCCTCAAGACCACCAACGCCACCTTGGGCAAGGAAGAGAACAACCTCACCCTCGAGGTCTCCCTCCATATCGGCGAGAACACCGTGCGCGCCATCGCCATGGACTCCACCGACGGGCTGGTGCGCGGCAGCAAGGTGCTCAACACCGGCGGCCCCATCTCGGTCCCTGTCGGCGAAGGCTGCCTGGGCCGTATCCTGAACGTTACGGGTGATCCCGTGGACGAAGCCGGTCCCATCACCGGCGTCCGCCGGGATCCCATCCACAAGGCCCCGCCGAAGTTCACCAACCAGTCAACGAAGAGCGAAGTGCTCGTGACCGGCATCAAGGTCGTCGATCTTTTGGCCCCGTACGTGAAGGGCGGCAAGATCGGCCTTTTTGGAGGGGCGGGCGTAGGCAAGACGGTTATCATCATGGAGCTGATCAACAACATCGCCAAGCACCATGGCGGGTATTCGGTGTTCGCCGGCGTAGGCGAGCGCACCCGCGAAGGCACGGCCTTGTTCGGCGAAATGAAGGAATCGGGCGTGCTCGAGAAGACCTGCCTGGTGTACGGGCAGATGAACGAGCCCCCGGGAGCGCGCGCGCGCGTGGCCTTGACCGCGCTGACCGAAGCGGAGTACTTCCGCGACGACAAGAACCAGGACGTGCTGCTCTTCGTGGACAACATGTTCCGCTTCACCCAGGCAGGCTCGGAAGTGTCCGCCTTGCTCGGCCGTATCCCCTCGGCCGTGGGCTACCAGCCCACCTTGGCGACGGAGATGGGCGACTTGCAGGAGCGCGTAACCTCGACCCTGACGGGTTCCATCACTTCCATCCAGGCCATTTACGTGCCCGCCGATGATTACACCGATCCGGCCCCGGCCACCACCTTCGCCCACTTGGACGCGACCACCAACCTGTCCCGCGCCATTTCGGAAATGGGCATCTACCCCGCCGTGGATCCGCTGGAATCGACCTCGCGCATCCTCGATCCGCTCATCATCGGCGACGAGCATTACCAGACCGCGCGCGGCGTGCAGGCCATCCTGCAGCGCTACAAGGAATTGATGGACATCATCGCGATCTTGGGCATGGAAGAACTTTCGGCCGAGGATCGCGCCACCGTGAACCGCGCGCGCCGCATCCAGAAGTTCCTGTCCCAGCCCTTCTCCGTGGCGGAAACCTTCACTTCCATCCCGGGCAAGTTCGTGAAGCTGGCGGATACCATCCGCTCCTTCAAGGAAATCCTGGACGGCAAGCACGACGAGCTTCCCGAGAACGCGTTCTACATGGTCGGCTCAATCGAAGAGGCCGTGGAGAAGGCGAAGACCCTGAAATGA
- the atpC gene encoding ATP synthase F1 subunit epsilon, whose amino-acid sequence MKLQILTPDKAVYDGEVEALLVPGSAGPFEILKDHAPILSTLSKGDLRIRANGKETYYTVSGGFVEFHQNQAVVLAETAEDKSK is encoded by the coding sequence ATGAAGCTGCAGATCCTGACTCCGGACAAAGCCGTCTACGACGGCGAAGTGGAAGCCTTGCTGGTGCCCGGTTCCGCCGGGCCCTTCGAGATCCTGAAGGATCATGCGCCCATCTTGTCCACCTTGTCCAAAGGCGATCTCCGCATCCGCGCCAACGGCAAGGAGACTTACTACACCGTGTCCGGCGGCTTCGTGGAATTCCATCAGAACCAGGCCGTGGTGCTGGCCGAAACCGCGGAAGACAAGTCCAAATAG